Proteins from a genomic interval of Capsicum annuum cultivar UCD-10X-F1 chromosome 4, UCD10Xv1.1, whole genome shotgun sequence:
- the LOC107866830 gene encoding ornithine decarboxylase (The RefSeq protein has 2 substitutions compared to this genomic sequence): MAGQTVIVSGLNPAAILQSTIGGAPPSTAAAAAENGDTTRKVVPLSKDALQDFMVSIITQKLQGKKKPFYVLDLGEVVSLMDQWNVALPNVHPFYAVKCNPEPSFLSMLAAMGSNFDCASRAEIEYVLSLGISPERIVFANPCKPESDIIFAEKVGVNLTTYDSEDEVYKIKKHHPKCELLLRIKPMNDGNARCPMGPKYGALPEEIEPLLRIAQASRLTVSGVSFHIGSGDADSNAYLGAIAAAKQVFETAAKFGMSKMNVLDIGGGFTSGHQFTTAATAVKSALQQHFSNEPELTIIAEPGRFFAETAFTLATTIIGKRVRGDLREYWINDGLYGSMNCVLYDHATVTATPLACMSNRVNLNCSGSKMFPSTIFGPTCDALDTVLRDYQLPELQVNDWLIFPNMGAYTKAAGSNFNGFNTSAIVTHLAYAYPS; encoded by the coding sequence ATGGCCGGCCAAACAGTTATTGTTTCCGGGTTAAACCCGGCGGCCATTCTTCAGTCAACAATCGGCGGAGCTCCTCCTTCTACCGCCGCAGCTGCGGCGGAGAACGGTGACACCACCAGAAAAGTTGTTCCTCTATCAAAAGATGCCCTTCAGGATTTCATGGTTTCCATCATAACCCAGAAGTTACAAGGTGAAAAGAAGCCGTTTTATGTGTTAGATTTGGGGGAAGTTGTTTCCCTGATGGATCAATGGAACGTTGCGTTGCCGAATGTTCGTCCGTTTTATGCTGTGAAGTGTAATCCTGAACCTTCATTCCTTTCTATGTTGGCTGCTATGGGTTCGAATTTTGATTGTGCTAGCCGTGCTGAAATTGAGTACGTTTTGTCTCTTGGTATCTCGCCGGAGAGGATTGTATTCGCTAACCCATGTAAGCCGGAATCCGATATCATTTTCGCCGAAAAAGTTGGAGTCAATCTCACAACTTACGATTCAGAGGACGAGGTTTACAAGATCAAAAAGCATCACCCAAAATGCGAGCTTTTGCTCCGTATCAAACCGATGAACGATGGTAATGCTAGATGTCCAATGGGTCCAAAATACGGCGCTTTGCCTGAAGAAATCGAGCCGCTTCTCCGTATAGCTCAAGCTTCCCGGCTCACTGTCTCCGGCGTCTCCTTCCATATCGGCAGCGGCGACGCTGATTCCAACGCTTATTTAGGCGCCATAGCCGCAGCCAAGCAAGTTTTCGAAACGGCAGCCAAATTCGGCATGTCGAAAATGAATGTTCTAGACATCGGCGGCGGGTTTACCTCCGGCCACCAGTTCACCACCGCAGCAACCGCCGTGAAATCAGCTTTACAACAACACTTCTCTAACGAACCGGAGCTCACCATCATAGCTGAACCGGGTCGGTTTTTCGCAGAAACGGCGTTCACATTGGCAACAACCATCATCGGAAAAAGAGTACGTGGAGATTTACGTGAATACTGGATCAACGACGGGTTATACGGGTCAATGAACTGTGTACTTTACGATCATGCAACGGTAACGGCGACGCCGTTGGCATGCATGTCGAATCGGGTCAACCTAAACTGCAGCGGGTCGAAAATGTTTCCGTCGACTATATTCGGGCCCACGTGTGATGCACTTGATACCGTGTTAAGGGATTACCAGTTACCGGAACTGCAGGTTAATGACTGGTTAATTTTTCCTAATATGGGTGCTTATACTAAAGCTGCTGGATCAAATTTTAATGGATTTAATACTTCTGCCATTGTTACTCACCTTGCTTATGCTTATCCAAGTTGA